One stretch of Bdellovibrionales bacterium DNA includes these proteins:
- a CDS encoding SpoVR family protein has product MAHLPPDLEKARVKILEFAKKYGLDCYETIFELITYDQMSQFAAYGGFPVRYPHWRFGMEYERLSKSYEYGLSKIYEMVINNDPCYAYLMEGNRPVDQKLVMAHVYGHCDFFKNNKWFAPTDRKMMDTMANHATRIRRYIDRYGLDEVETFIDQCLSLENLIDRYSPYNPTPNSKKAETDETRRSSLLSGGKEFMDEYINSTARYQHEEEVAKEKEISEMAKFPERPERDVLLFLMSHAPLKNWQQDVLSIVRAEAYYYAPQGMTKIMNEGWASYWHSKMMTEKILDDSEVIDYADACAGTLAMSPTSFNPYKVGIELFRDIEERWNKGQFGREWNECADVEMKRRWNRETNQGREKIFQVRRDYNDVTFIDEFLTAEFCIKNKMFVYKFNQRTGQYEVDTRQFETVKKQLLFQLTNFGQPIIHVENANYKNRGELLLKHLFEGVEMQQNYMEETLKNLHKIWKRPVHIMTNSDGKDLVVGFDGKEFSQT; this is encoded by the coding sequence ATGGCTCATCTTCCCCCCGATCTCGAAAAAGCGAGAGTAAAAATTCTAGAATTTGCAAAAAAATACGGCCTCGATTGCTATGAGACGATATTCGAGCTGATCACTTACGATCAAATGAGTCAGTTCGCCGCCTACGGGGGTTTTCCCGTGAGATATCCACACTGGCGTTTTGGAATGGAGTACGAAAGACTTTCCAAGAGTTACGAGTACGGGCTCTCTAAAATCTACGAAATGGTAATTAACAACGATCCTTGCTATGCCTATCTTATGGAGGGGAACCGCCCGGTAGATCAAAAATTAGTGATGGCACACGTTTACGGTCACTGTGATTTCTTTAAGAATAATAAGTGGTTTGCTCCTACCGATCGAAAAATGATGGACACAATGGCAAACCATGCCACGCGAATCCGTCGCTACATTGATCGGTACGGCTTGGATGAGGTCGAAACTTTTATCGATCAATGTCTTAGTTTAGAAAATTTAATTGATCGTTATAGTCCGTACAATCCAACTCCGAATTCTAAAAAGGCCGAAACCGACGAAACTCGTCGTTCTTCTCTTTTATCGGGTGGAAAAGAATTTATGGATGAGTACATCAACTCGACGGCCCGCTACCAACACGAAGAAGAGGTGGCGAAAGAAAAAGAAATTTCCGAGATGGCCAAGTTCCCCGAACGCCCCGAGCGCGATGTGCTCTTGTTTTTGATGAGCCACGCTCCGCTTAAGAACTGGCAGCAAGACGTATTATCCATCGTCCGCGCCGAAGCTTACTATTACGCACCCCAAGGAATGACAAAAATCATGAACGAAGGCTGGGCTTCTTACTGGCATTCAAAAATGATGACTGAAAAAATTTTAGATGATAGCGAAGTGATCGATTACGCTGATGCGTGTGCGGGGACCTTAGCGATGTCCCCCACAAGTTTTAACCCCTATAAAGTTGGGATTGAGCTTTTCCGCGATATCGAAGAGCGTTGGAATAAAGGACAATTCGGTCGAGAGTGGAACGAGTGTGCGGATGTGGAGATGAAGCGCCGCTGGAATCGAGAGACCAATCAGGGTCGAGAAAAGATTTTTCAGGTACGACGCGATTACAATGACGTCACATTTATCGACGAATTCCTTACGGCTGAGTTTTGTATAAAAAATAAAATGTTCGTTTATAAGTTCAATCAAAGAACCGGTCAGTACGAGGTCGACACTCGCCAGTTCGAAACGGTCAAGAAGCAGCTTTTGTTTCAATTGACCAACTTCGGGCAGCCGATTATTCACGTGGAAAACGCGAACTATAAAAATCGCGGTGAACTGCTTCTCAAGCACCTTTTCGAAGGTGTAGAAATGCAGCAGAACTACATGGAAGAAACGCTTAAGAATTTACACAAGATTTGGAAGCGTCCGGTGCATATCATGACTAATTCCGACGGGAAAGACCTCGTCGTCGGTTTCGATGGTAAAGAATTTTCTCAGACATAG
- the glnA gene encoding type I glutamate--ammonia ligase — protein MNAQEAIDYAYKHGAQMVDLKFTDMLGTWQHLTIPLYKLKADVFEEGMGFDGSSCRGWRAINESDMVLMPDPSTAKMDAFAQVPTVSLLCDVVLPETLTPYDRDPRQIAKKALAYLSSTGIADVAYFGPEAEFFIFDDVRFEQTSHGGFYKIDSSAAGWNSGRDEGGSNLAYKPRHKEGYFAAMPIDTHHDIRTEVCLELDKIGVVVERHHYEVAASQGEINYQFDELVKSADTLQWFKYIVKNVARRHNKTATFMPKPLFGDNGSGQHVHMSLWKGGKNLFAGNQYAGLSETALFFIGGILKHAPSLCAFTNPLTNSYKRLVPGFEAPIKLAYSFKNRSAAIRIPNTGDNPKAKRVEFRTPDSGSNPYLSFAALLMAGIDGIQNKIHPGDPLDKDIYGLPPQEAAKVPSIPGTLDQTLSNLTQKHDFLLRGEVFSKDFIQNWIHYKMEKEVLPMQQRPTPYEFNLYYDL, from the coding sequence ATGAACGCACAAGAAGCCATAGATTATGCCTATAAACATGGAGCTCAAATGGTGGACCTCAAGTTCACGGATATGTTGGGCACATGGCAACACTTAACGATTCCCTTATATAAATTGAAGGCGGATGTCTTCGAAGAGGGAATGGGATTTGATGGATCCTCCTGCCGCGGATGGCGCGCGATCAACGAATCGGACATGGTATTAATGCCAGATCCTTCAACGGCAAAAATGGATGCCTTCGCACAGGTCCCTACTGTCTCTTTATTATGTGATGTCGTCCTTCCCGAAACTTTAACTCCTTATGACCGTGATCCCCGTCAGATCGCAAAAAAAGCCTTGGCTTATCTCAGCTCCACCGGCATTGCCGATGTGGCTTACTTCGGTCCCGAAGCGGAATTTTTTATTTTCGACGACGTTCGTTTTGAACAAACGTCTCACGGCGGATTCTATAAGATTGATTCTTCGGCGGCGGGTTGGAACAGCGGCCGTGACGAGGGTGGAAGTAATCTAGCCTACAAACCTCGCCACAAAGAAGGTTACTTTGCAGCGATGCCGATTGATACTCATCACGACATCCGCACCGAAGTTTGCTTAGAGCTTGATAAAATCGGTGTTGTGGTTGAGAGACACCATTACGAAGTCGCCGCGTCTCAAGGCGAAATTAATTATCAGTTCGACGAACTTGTAAAATCCGCGGATACACTTCAGTGGTTTAAGTACATTGTGAAAAACGTCGCTCGCCGACACAATAAAACGGCGACATTTATGCCAAAGCCTTTGTTTGGTGATAATGGATCCGGACAGCACGTTCATATGTCGCTGTGGAAGGGTGGAAAAAACCTTTTTGCCGGCAATCAGTATGCGGGACTCTCCGAAACCGCTCTTTTCTTTATCGGTGGAATTTTAAAACACGCACCTTCTCTTTGCGCATTTACAAATCCTCTCACGAATTCGTACAAGCGCTTGGTTCCGGGATTTGAAGCTCCCATCAAGTTGGCTTACAGCTTTAAAAACCGTTCCGCAGCGATCCGCATTCCGAATACGGGTGACAATCCCAAAGCGAAGCGGGTTGAGTTTAGAACTCCTGACTCCGGATCGAATCCTTATCTCTCATTTGCAGCTTTGTTGATGGCAGGTATCGATGGAATCCAAAACAAAATTCATCCCGGAGATCCGCTCGATAAAGACATCTACGGGCTTCCTCCGCAGGAAGCCGCAAAAGTTCCGTCGATCCCAGGAACTTTAGATCAAACTTTAAGTAACTTAACTCAAAAGCACGACTTCCTTTTGAGAGGCGAAGTTTTCAGTAAAGACTTTATTCAGAACTGGATCCATTACAAAATGGAAAAAGAAGTTTTACCGATGCAACAGCGCCCAACTCCTTACGAGTTTAATCTTTACTACGACCTGTAG
- a CDS encoding P-II family nitrogen regulator has product MKKIEAFIKPFKLDDVVDSLTEIGVEGISITEVRGFGRQKGRTEIYRGAEYVVDFLPKIKIEIIVNDTLSPLAVEAIRNSAHTGKVGDGKIFVYNVEQALRIRTGDKDEEAI; this is encoded by the coding sequence ATGAAGAAAATCGAAGCCTTCATTAAACCTTTTAAACTTGATGATGTCGTGGATTCCCTGACAGAGATCGGTGTCGAAGGAATAAGTATTACAGAAGTGAGAGGCTTTGGCCGTCAAAAAGGCCGCACCGAGATCTATCGTGGTGCCGAATATGTCGTCGACTTTCTCCCTAAAATTAAGATCGAAATTATTGTGAACGATACTCTCTCCCCTTTAGCCGTAGAGGCCATTCGCAATTCTGCCCATACCGGAAAAGTGGGAGACGGAAAGATATTTGTGTACAACGTCGAGCAAGCTCTACGGATACGCACCGGTGATAAAGATGAAGAAGCAATTTAA
- a CDS encoding gamma-glutamylcyclotransferase yields MGFKFFLYGVYDEGQKCHSRFQNLISSQQKAQVRGTLYQLSCGLTLLQPEGDALVSGLLVDLNINESHWPYLDAMNGYNECSPKKSFLLRKTVEVILADGSSIQAQTYCINDDKKTSAKPVTEPMAVPQKEILIDRLTDRQQLYIRKLSQAKGREIVPVDMALYRELMSLELIVDKGRRLALTSLGQEVSLFL; encoded by the coding sequence ATGGGATTTAAATTCTTTCTCTATGGCGTTTATGATGAGGGACAGAAGTGTCACTCTCGTTTTCAGAATCTGATTTCTTCTCAACAAAAAGCACAGGTCCGCGGAACTCTTTATCAATTGTCGTGCGGCTTAACTCTTTTACAGCCTGAGGGTGATGCCCTCGTTTCTGGTCTCTTGGTCGATTTAAATATTAACGAGTCTCATTGGCCCTATTTGGACGCAATGAATGGTTATAACGAATGCAGTCCTAAGAAAAGCTTCCTTTTGCGAAAAACCGTCGAAGTGATCTTGGCGGACGGGTCTTCGATTCAGGCTCAAACCTATTGTATTAACGACGATAAAAAAACTTCGGCGAAACCGGTGACAGAGCCGATGGCGGTCCCTCAAAAAGAGATTCTGATCGATCGTCTGACCGATCGCCAGCAGCTTTATATTCGAAAACTTTCGCAGGCGAAGGGACGTGAAATCGTTCCGGTGGATATGGCTCTTTATCGAGAGCTGATGTCCCTAGAGTTGATCGTTGATAAAGGTCGTCGTCTGGCACTGACTTCCTTAGGCCAAGAAGTGAGCTTATTTTTATAA
- a CDS encoding tRNA (cytidine(34)-2'-O)-methyltransferase, which produces MPISPQDALFNVVLVEPEIHHNTGNIGRTCVGMNCHLHLVHPLGFSMDDKHLRRAGLDYWPQLLMTQHDNFAQWESSRPSGARCYFFSTKAEKSFFDVEYRKGDFLVFGPETRGLSAPVLEKYSSQLVKLPMVGPTRSLNLSNAVAAAVYEAFRQIRPC; this is translated from the coding sequence ATGCCGATCTCTCCGCAAGACGCTCTTTTTAATGTTGTTCTTGTGGAGCCGGAAATTCACCACAACACAGGTAACATCGGTCGTACATGTGTGGGTATGAATTGCCATTTACATCTTGTGCATCCCCTCGGCTTCTCAATGGATGACAAACATCTTCGTCGAGCGGGACTGGATTACTGGCCGCAACTCTTGATGACTCAGCACGATAATTTTGCGCAATGGGAAAGCTCTCGCCCGAGTGGGGCAAGATGTTATTTTTTTTCGACCAAAGCGGAGAAAAGTTTTTTCGATGTGGAATATCGAAAGGGAGATTTTCTTGTCTTTGGACCTGAAACACGCGGCTTATCCGCGCCTGTTCTCGAAAAATACTCATCTCAGCTTGTCAAACTGCCCATGGTAGGTCCCACTCGAAGTTTAAACTTGTCGAATGCGGTTGCCGCCGCTGTCTATGAAGCCTTTCGGCAGATCCGGCCTTGCTAA
- the secA gene encoding preprotein translocase subunit SecA: MLNLLTKVFGTQHEREMKSIRPIIDRINQLESKMQAMSDAELQNQTPLFKQRLAAGETLDDILPEAFAVCREAGKRVLNMRHYDTQLIGGYILHRGSIAEMRTGEGKTLVGTLPVYLNALSGKGVHVVTVNDYLAKRDAEWMGRLYKWLGLSIGIIVHDLDDSERQAAYAADITYATNNELGFDYLRDNMKFRLSDYVQRDLNFAIVDECDSILIDEARTPLIISGPAEDNTAIYQEIQNIVKHLKPEIHFTMEEKSRSVAVTEEGNAKLEELMGVENIYDPQHIDKLHNIYQALKANHLFKIDVDYMVKDNEIVIVDEFTGRLMEGRRWSDGLHQAVEAKEGVKIKNESQTLASITFQNYFRMYKKLSGMTGTADTEAAEFRKIYNLGVSVIPTNRPMIRKDLEDVVYKSEAGKFNAIIKDIIERRNKGQPSLVGTVSIEKSEALGRALTAQKIPHTVLNAKYHEKEAEIVAQAGRKAAVTIATNMAGRGTDIILGGNAEFMTKAATNEPPGSPTYEKLYADFKRQCENEKQEVLAAGGLYIVGTERHESRRIDNQLRGRSGRQGDPGATQFYLSLEDDLMRKFNGERIKKIMDTLNVPDDEPITARMVTRSIEGAQRKVEGHNFDIRKHLLEFDDVMNLQRTKIYSMRRELLEEDGTDNTRIEAKIKEMMADIVSDMLDTYANEQVKRSDWDLAGFKVALEQQFGVEIDFPANITSDDLVQKVQVAVSEKYDSQKRAMNTIFNDVQKSLILGAIDHYWKEHLYRVDRIREFVNLKAYAQKDPLMEYRKETFQAFADMERYIRNDVVEKFLKLKVVLERREQDIEDTQEVNTEILDALRPKQPQKMTMSSGPSLDGGGDSQMSRNQRRTIEKDKKKKKKLF; the protein is encoded by the coding sequence ATGCTTAATTTACTGACCAAGGTCTTCGGCACTCAGCATGAGCGCGAAATGAAGTCCATTCGCCCAATCATCGATCGTATTAATCAGCTTGAATCTAAAATGCAGGCGATGAGCGATGCGGAACTTCAAAATCAGACTCCGTTGTTCAAACAGCGCCTTGCCGCGGGGGAAACTCTCGACGATATTTTACCAGAGGCCTTCGCCGTATGCCGTGAAGCGGGTAAACGCGTCCTTAATATGCGCCACTACGACACCCAGTTGATCGGTGGATACATTCTCCATCGCGGATCCATCGCCGAGATGAGAACGGGTGAAGGTAAAACTTTAGTGGGAACATTACCCGTGTACCTGAATGCCCTGAGTGGAAAAGGTGTGCACGTCGTAACTGTCAACGATTACCTCGCAAAGCGGGATGCGGAGTGGATGGGTCGTTTGTACAAATGGCTCGGACTTTCCATTGGAATCATTGTTCACGATTTGGATGATTCGGAGAGGCAAGCAGCTTACGCCGCGGATATTACCTATGCGACCAACAACGAATTAGGTTTTGATTATCTCCGCGATAATATGAAGTTTAGACTTTCCGATTACGTCCAGAGAGATTTAAATTTTGCGATTGTCGATGAGTGTGATTCGATTTTGATCGACGAAGCGAGAACGCCATTGATCATCTCGGGGCCGGCAGAGGACAACACGGCCATTTATCAAGAAATACAAAATATAGTAAAGCATCTTAAGCCAGAAATTCACTTCACCATGGAAGAAAAATCTCGATCCGTGGCGGTGACCGAAGAGGGCAATGCGAAGTTAGAAGAGTTGATGGGTGTGGAAAACATTTACGATCCTCAACACATCGATAAGCTCCACAATATTTACCAAGCTCTTAAAGCCAACCATTTATTTAAGATCGACGTGGATTACATGGTCAAAGATAACGAGATCGTCATCGTGGATGAGTTCACAGGTCGACTCATGGAGGGCCGACGCTGGAGTGATGGGCTACACCAAGCTGTTGAAGCTAAAGAAGGTGTAAAAATTAAAAACGAAAGCCAAACGCTAGCTTCAATCACGTTCCAAAACTACTTCCGAATGTACAAAAAACTTTCGGGCATGACGGGAACGGCGGACACCGAAGCCGCGGAATTTCGCAAAATTTATAACTTAGGTGTTTCGGTCATCCCTACCAATCGCCCGATGATTCGTAAAGATTTAGAAGACGTAGTTTACAAAAGCGAAGCGGGAAAGTTCAACGCCATTATCAAAGACATCATCGAACGTCGAAACAAAGGTCAACCCTCTCTCGTCGGTACCGTCAGTATCGAAAAATCAGAAGCCCTGGGACGCGCGCTCACGGCACAAAAAATTCCGCACACGGTTCTCAATGCCAAATATCACGAGAAGGAAGCAGAAATCGTCGCCCAAGCAGGACGAAAAGCCGCAGTGACGATTGCGACCAACATGGCCGGTCGAGGAACTGATATTATCTTAGGTGGAAACGCCGAGTTCATGACCAAAGCCGCCACCAACGAACCTCCGGGTTCCCCGACCTACGAAAAACTGTATGCCGATTTTAAACGTCAGTGCGAAAACGAAAAGCAAGAAGTGCTGGCCGCGGGTGGATTGTACATCGTCGGTACAGAGAGGCACGAATCCCGTCGTATCGATAATCAGTTACGCGGTCGTTCGGGTCGTCAAGGGGATCCTGGTGCCACTCAGTTTTACCTTTCTTTGGAAGACGATCTCATGCGCAAATTTAACGGCGAGCGCATTAAAAAAATCATGGATACGTTAAACGTTCCTGATGATGAACCTATCACCGCGAGAATGGTGACCCGTTCGATCGAAGGAGCTCAACGAAAGGTCGAGGGTCATAACTTTGATATTCGTAAGCATCTCTTGGAATTTGATGATGTGATGAATCTTCAGAGAACCAAGATCTACTCGATGCGACGCGAGCTTCTCGAGGAGGACGGCACGGACAACACGCGCATCGAGGCTAAAATTAAAGAAATGATGGCCGATATCGTCTCTGATATGTTGGATACCTATGCCAACGAGCAAGTGAAACGCAGTGATTGGGATCTTGCGGGCTTCAAAGTCGCTCTGGAGCAACAGTTTGGTGTGGAAATCGATTTTCCGGCAAACATTACGTCTGATGATCTTGTCCAAAAAGTTCAAGTGGCCGTGAGTGAAAAGTACGATTCTCAAAAGCGTGCGATGAACACGATCTTTAATGACGTGCAAAAGAGCTTAATCCTGGGAGCGATTGATCACTACTGGAAGGAACATCTTTATAGGGTCGACCGGATTCGCGAATTCGTAAATCTCAAGGCTTATGCCCAAAAAGATCCGTTGATGGAGTATCGCAAGGAAACTTTCCAGGCCTTTGCGGATATGGAACGCTATATTCGAAATGACGTCGTGGAGAAATTCTTAAAGCTTAAGGTTGTCCTCGAGAGACGAGAGCAAGACATCGAAGACACTCAAGAGGTGAATACCGAAATCCTCGATGCTCTTCGCCCGAAGCAGCCCCAAAAGATGACGATGTCCTCCGGTCCGTCTTTAGACGGGGGCGGAGATTCGCAGATGAGTCGCAACCAACGCCGAACAATCGAAAAAGATAAAAAGAAAAAGAAAAAACTTTTTTAA
- a CDS encoding SCO family protein, producing the protein MIFIFFTPPAFSYDPTQTEREQNEIPKELRNIGIDEKLGHNLKDLSIQLVDDDGTPRKFGDLLTPRRPIILSLVYFNCPSLCNLHLNGVLDSLQQISLKPGEDYEILAVSFDPKENSDLAAAKKLTYLAKYEFLKKGEGIHFLTGDENSLKTLADTIGFKYKWDETSKEWAHASAAVIITPEGTISRYLHGVYFEPKTFRLSIVEASKGLIGSVIDSVMLFCFRYDPKANKYAWYAFNVMRGGAAFALLVLLIWLVPFWMRQQRS; encoded by the coding sequence GTGATTTTCATTTTCTTCACTCCGCCAGCGTTTTCCTACGATCCCACTCAAACTGAGCGAGAGCAGAACGAAATTCCCAAAGAGCTGCGAAATATCGGGATTGATGAAAAATTAGGACATAATTTAAAAGATCTTTCCATCCAACTCGTAGATGATGATGGAACTCCCAGGAAGTTCGGTGATCTTCTAACGCCGCGCCGCCCAATCATTTTGAGTCTCGTCTATTTTAACTGCCCGAGCCTTTGTAATTTGCATCTCAACGGGGTTTTGGACTCTCTTCAGCAGATTTCTCTTAAGCCTGGCGAGGATTACGAAATTCTGGCGGTCAGCTTTGATCCTAAAGAGAATTCTGATCTGGCCGCCGCTAAAAAATTGACCTACCTTGCAAAGTACGAATTTCTGAAAAAAGGTGAGGGGATTCATTTTCTTACGGGCGATGAAAACTCTTTGAAAACGCTTGCTGATACCATAGGATTTAAATATAAATGGGACGAAACAAGTAAAGAATGGGCGCATGCTTCTGCAGCAGTCATTATTACTCCTGAGGGAACGATATCTAGATATCTCCATGGGGTGTACTTCGAGCCAAAGACGTTTCGACTCAGCATTGTCGAAGCATCTAAGGGACTAATTGGTTCGGTCATTGATTCTGTGATGCTTTTTTGTTTCCGCTACGACCCGAAAGCGAACAAGTACGCTTGGTACGCTTTCAATGTAATGAGAGGCGGAGCAGCATTTGCCTTGCTAGTTTTGTTAATCTGGCTAGTTCCGTTTTGGATGAGACAACAGAGGAGTTAA
- the coxB gene encoding cytochrome c oxidase subunit II: MFWWVPTASANTFMPPAATKIAAEVNHLYGFMLIASVISFIILMGAFIFFVVKYKRRSAKDSTPYITHNHTLEFVWSFIPFVIFMVCFAWGAHIYLKMRTFDEGAMEVHVFGKKWAWEFEYKNGRRVTAEVNAEGQQVPATMVVPLGVPVKLIMTSVKLSPQDKAVLHSFFIPAFRVKQDVVPGRYSALSFTAEQKGMFQIFCTEYCGTGHSTMLARVHVVSQEEFDAWIMGDGAAGSGELSMADKGRQAYAKYACIGCHSLGGQVMTGPTWKGLWGSKREFNDGGSAVADENYLRESIWEPNKHIVKGYEPNKMPTFKGLINDEELTALIEYIKTIK, from the coding sequence ATGTTCTGGTGGGTACCAACCGCGTCTGCAAATACCTTCATGCCACCGGCTGCAACAAAGATCGCCGCAGAGGTTAACCATCTCTACGGGTTCATGCTGATTGCCAGTGTAATTTCATTCATCATCCTTATGGGTGCATTCATTTTCTTCGTTGTTAAATACAAACGTAGGTCTGCGAAGGACTCCACCCCCTACATCACGCACAACCATACCCTCGAGTTTGTGTGGAGTTTTATTCCTTTTGTGATTTTTATGGTTTGCTTCGCATGGGGTGCACACATTTACTTAAAAATGCGCACCTTCGACGAAGGGGCCATGGAAGTTCACGTTTTTGGAAAGAAATGGGCTTGGGAATTTGAATATAAAAACGGTCGACGCGTGACTGCGGAAGTGAATGCCGAAGGCCAACAGGTTCCTGCGACGATGGTCGTTCCATTAGGTGTGCCTGTGAAGCTCATCATGACTTCAGTCAAGCTCAGCCCGCAAGACAAAGCGGTACTCCATAGCTTTTTCATTCCTGCCTTCCGCGTAAAGCAAGATGTGGTCCCCGGAAGATATTCGGCGCTCAGTTTTACAGCCGAACAAAAAGGGATGTTCCAGATTTTCTGTACTGAGTATTGTGGTACGGGCCACTCGACAATGTTGGCGCGCGTTCATGTCGTTTCTCAAGAAGAGTTTGATGCATGGATTATGGGCGACGGCGCGGCCGGTAGTGGTGAGCTTTCTATGGCGGACAAGGGTCGCCAAGCCTACGCCAAGTACGCTTGTATCGGTTGTCACAGCTTAGGCGGGCAAGTGATGACAGGCCCAACATGGAAAGGTCTGTGGGGCTCCAAACGCGAATTTAATGACGGTGGATCTGCGGTGGCTGACGAAAACTATCTCCGTGAATCGATCTGGGAACCTAACAAGCATATCGTTAAAGGCTACGAGCCGAACAAAATGCCGACGTTTAAAGGTTTGATCAATGACGAAGAGTTAACCGCACTTATTGAATATATTAAGACTATTAAATAG
- the ctaD gene encoding cytochrome c oxidase subunit I: MAGVDYLHYGKRGLMSWLGSLDHKRIAILYFFSVAFFFLLGGIFALLVRLELFNHGALFSQDQYNRFMTYHGAIMVFFVIIPGIPAILGNFFLPLLIGAKDVAFPRVNLMSWYCLMAGFIIAAATLFLGGVDTGWTFYTPYSISYKPATVLMAFAVFVAGFSSILTGVNFVATVHRLRAPGMTMMRMPLFVWAIYSTAILQVLATPIIGITVLLLAMENIFGIGIFDPELGGDPVLFQHFFWFYSHPAVYIMVLPAMGVISELLCTFSRKTIFGYTAIAYSSIAIAAISFLVWGHHMFTSGQSELTGITFSVLTMFVGVPTAIKLFNWLATLYRGSIQMVTPMLYALGFMFIFTIGGMTGIYLATLATDIHFHDTYFVVAHFHYVMVGGTLMAIMGGAYYWLPKMVGRMYNEAWARISFVIIFVGFNVTFFPQFILGNMGMPRRYHDYLPAYQSLNKISTMGSWMIAVGFIIALYTIIHAIVKGAKAPANPWGGLTLEWTAPSPPPHENFEKTPVVTAGPYEYR; encoded by the coding sequence ATGGCTGGAGTCGATTACTTACATTACGGGAAACGCGGTTTGATGTCGTGGCTTGGATCTTTAGATCACAAGCGCATTGCGATTTTGTACTTCTTTTCAGTCGCGTTCTTTTTCTTATTGGGCGGAATATTTGCTTTGCTGGTCAGGTTGGAACTGTTCAACCACGGCGCGCTTTTCTCTCAAGACCAATACAATAGATTTATGACGTATCACGGGGCCATCATGGTCTTCTTCGTGATCATTCCGGGTATTCCGGCCATTCTAGGGAACTTCTTTTTACCGTTGCTGATCGGTGCGAAAGACGTGGCGTTCCCGAGAGTGAATCTAATGAGTTGGTACTGCTTGATGGCAGGATTTATCATCGCTGCTGCGACGTTGTTCCTCGGCGGAGTGGACACCGGTTGGACGTTCTACACTCCTTATAGCATTAGCTACAAACCGGCGACTGTTCTCATGGCCTTTGCGGTTTTTGTGGCTGGTTTTTCCTCGATCCTGACCGGGGTGAACTTCGTGGCGACGGTGCATCGCTTAAGAGCGCCCGGAATGACAATGATGCGAATGCCTCTGTTTGTGTGGGCCATTTACTCAACAGCGATCCTTCAAGTTCTAGCGACTCCGATCATTGGTATCACTGTATTGTTACTAGCCATGGAGAATATTTTTGGTATCGGAATCTTCGATCCTGAGTTGGGCGGCGATCCGGTGCTTTTCCAGCATTTTTTCTGGTTCTACTCACATCCTGCAGTTTACATCATGGTTTTACCAGCCATGGGTGTGATCAGCGAGTTGCTCTGTACGTTTTCTCGTAAGACGATTTTTGGATATACGGCGATTGCGTATTCATCGATTGCCATTGCGGCAATCAGTTTCCTCGTATGGGGTCACCACATGTTTACGAGTGGTCAGTCGGAATTGACCGGAATCACTTTTTCAGTTTTGACCATGTTCGTGGGTGTGCCGACGGCGATTAAGTTATTCAATTGGCTGGCCACTTTGTATCGTGGTTCTATACAAATGGTGACGCCAATGTTGTACGCATTAGGCTTCATGTTCATTTTCACTATTGGCGGTATGACGGGGATTTACCTTGCAACACTCGCGACAGATATTCACTTCCACGATACGTATTTCGTCGTCGCTCACTTCCATTACGTGATGGTCGGCGGAACATTGATGGCCATCATGGGTGGAGCCTATTATTGGCTCCCGAAGATGGTGGGTCGCATGTACAACGAAGCGTGGGCTCGGATTTCTTTTGTGATCATTTTCGTTGGATTTAATGTTACATTTTTCCCTCAGTTTATTCTCGGAAACATGGGTATGCCTCGCCGCTATCATGATTATCTTCCGGCCTATCAATCTCTCAATAAGATTTCGACCATGGGCTCTTGGATGATTGCGGTGGGCTTTATCATCGCTCTTTATACAATTATTCATGCCATCGTTAAAGGAGCTAAAGCGCCCGCAAATCCTTGGGGTGGTTTGACTCTGGAGTGGACGGCACCGTCTCCTCCTCCTCACGAAAACTTCGAAAAAACACCAGTTGTTACGGCAGGTCCATATGAGTACAGATAG